A DNA window from Bradyrhizobium sp. CCBAU 53421 contains the following coding sequences:
- a CDS encoding sugar ABC transporter ATP-binding protein produces MSAMPAEQQAGTPLLQVVNGSKVYGGLHAIDGVNFDLRPGEIHALLGENGAGKSTLCKAIAGAIVLTSGDYMIRGRKVSFSSPKEALEGGVAMVYQESSLVPSMTVAQNLELGMEKWVTVYSKINIAATQSLQSMNFNVDPLVLVENLGTAKRQMVEIVRAVRHNAQVFIFDEPTASLTPEETQHLFHLLNTLKEKGAGIIFISHALEEALNIADRITVLRDGKLVATVPAKDVTRDSLVRMMVGREETAAQYATHGADPDAPKPQSARGEKVLSVENVTMGSIVKNMSFSVFNGEVVGIFGLVGAGRSEIAQIVSGARKRNFLRGGMIYLRDKPIRYRVPRQAVRDGIAYITEDRKVDGFFETMTVDQNIYLGYLSSPRIRRFFYSAREMKRIADRWISALSISALKRTLKIVEYSGGNQQKVVVGKSLAQEPTVVIFDEPTRGVDVSAIPQIHQAIRGLAGENKAVVVISSYLPEILAISDRILVARGGRIVEEMTRADATEDKIMYAAIH; encoded by the coding sequence ATGAGCGCCATGCCCGCGGAACAACAGGCAGGCACCCCGCTGCTGCAGGTCGTCAATGGCAGCAAGGTCTATGGCGGCCTGCACGCGATCGACGGCGTCAATTTCGATCTGCGGCCGGGCGAAATCCACGCGCTGCTGGGTGAGAACGGTGCGGGAAAGTCGACGCTGTGCAAGGCGATCGCCGGCGCAATCGTCCTGACCTCCGGGGACTATATGATCCGCGGACGCAAGGTCTCGTTTTCCTCGCCAAAGGAGGCGCTCGAGGGCGGCGTCGCGATGGTGTACCAGGAATCCAGCCTGGTGCCGTCGATGACGGTCGCGCAGAATCTCGAACTCGGCATGGAGAAGTGGGTTACTGTCTACAGCAAGATCAATATTGCGGCGACGCAGTCGTTGCAATCGATGAACTTCAATGTCGATCCGCTGGTGCTGGTCGAGAATCTCGGAACTGCCAAGCGGCAGATGGTCGAGATCGTGCGTGCCGTACGCCACAATGCACAGGTCTTCATCTTCGATGAACCGACTGCGTCGTTGACGCCCGAAGAAACGCAGCATCTGTTCCATCTTCTCAACACCCTGAAAGAGAAGGGCGCCGGCATCATCTTCATCTCGCATGCGCTGGAAGAAGCGCTCAATATCGCCGATCGCATCACCGTACTCCGGGACGGCAAGCTCGTCGCCACGGTGCCCGCGAAGGACGTCACCCGCGACTCGCTCGTCCGCATGATGGTTGGCCGCGAGGAAACGGCAGCTCAGTACGCGACCCACGGGGCTGATCCGGATGCACCGAAGCCGCAGTCGGCGCGCGGAGAGAAGGTGCTTTCGGTCGAGAATGTGACGATGGGCAGCATCGTCAAGAATATGTCCTTCTCGGTCTTCAACGGGGAAGTCGTCGGCATTTTCGGACTGGTCGGCGCAGGACGTTCCGAGATTGCGCAGATCGTCAGCGGCGCGCGCAAGCGCAACTTCCTGCGCGGCGGGATGATCTATCTCCGGGACAAGCCCATCCGCTACCGGGTGCCGCGGCAGGCGGTGCGCGACGGAATCGCATATATCACCGAGGATCGGAAAGTCGACGGCTTCTTCGAGACAATGACGGTGGATCAGAATATCTATCTTGGCTATCTGTCGTCGCCGCGCATCAGGCGGTTCTTCTACTCCGCGCGCGAGATGAAGCGGATTGCCGATCGATGGATCTCGGCACTCTCCATCTCGGCGCTGAAGCGAACATTGAAGATTGTAGAATATTCCGGCGGCAATCAGCAGAAGGTCGTGGTGGGGAAGTCTCTGGCGCAGGAACCGACAGTGGTCATCTTCGACGAGCCGACGCGAGGGGTCGATGTCAGCGCCATTCCGCAGATCCACCAGGCAATTCGCGGGCTGGCGGGCGAGAACAAGGCGGTCGTCGTGATCTCCTCCTATTTGCCGGAGATCCTGGCGATCTCGGATCGGATACTGGTCGCGCGCGGCGGGCGTATCGTCGAGGAAATGACGCGGGCCGATGCGACCGAGGACAAAATCATGTACGCGGCCATTCACTGA
- a CDS encoding GntR family transcriptional regulator codes for MSAYQRPPHWNDTARDANEDDPEGGRLMSERIASEIRSAVLSGEMRPGTRIRQELLAAHFGASRIPVREALKQLENEGLVVMAPNRGAWIADVNSEESIEIYKIREAVEPLAVGESVPNLTDEDIEALDRIVRELEQVTTLEEYIQLDREFHLRTYSRAQMPQLLAMVERFWNSTQHFRRQFVSETYAKDGFPFSDPQHVLIMDAIRARDVDAAQVLVRLHIRRTRVVIQAKESGMARPPLASRAASPHARLGSVYRGKRSND; via the coding sequence ATGAGTGCCTATCAGCGGCCTCCCCATTGGAACGACACGGCGCGCGACGCTAACGAAGACGATCCGGAGGGCGGTCGGCTGATGAGCGAGCGGATCGCAAGTGAAATCCGCAGCGCGGTGTTGAGCGGGGAGATGCGGCCGGGTACGCGGATCCGGCAGGAGCTTCTTGCGGCGCATTTCGGAGCGAGTCGCATTCCCGTGCGCGAAGCCCTGAAGCAGCTCGAGAACGAGGGGCTGGTCGTGATGGCGCCGAACCGCGGTGCCTGGATTGCCGACGTCAACTCGGAAGAATCGATTGAGATTTACAAGATACGTGAAGCGGTCGAGCCCCTTGCCGTCGGCGAAAGCGTACCGAACCTGACCGACGAGGACATCGAGGCGCTTGACCGCATCGTACGCGAACTCGAGCAGGTCACGACGCTCGAGGAATACATCCAGCTTGATCGGGAGTTTCATCTGCGTACCTATTCGCGCGCGCAGATGCCGCAATTGCTGGCGATGGTCGAGCGCTTCTGGAACAGCACGCAGCATTTCCGGCGGCAATTCGTCAGCGAAACGTATGCCAAGGACGGCTTCCCTTTCTCCGATCCCCAGCACGTCCTGATCATGGATGCGATCCGGGCGCGCGATGTCGACGCCGCGCAGGTGCTGGTACGCCTCCACATCCGGCGCACGCGCGTTGTCATTCAGGCTAAGGAGAGCGGGATGGCCCGACCGCCCCTTGCGAGCCGCGCCGCGTCGCCGCACGCCCGTCTCGGCTCGGTCTATCGAGGGAAAAGGTCCAATGACTAG
- a CDS encoding AMP-binding protein translates to MMAESDSASRLRAYEEAAGRLRARLVDSPVVVPDCSMLTVLDLFRSAPREAPALFYFDAMQTYGDVDRYSDRLAAVFARKGVGRGDRVAVILQNVPQFVIVSVAAWKVGAIVVSLNPMYRTPELRKLFKDCEPKVVICHDDHWDNVLTAATTVNPELVLWTAAREFQMRNDVRVLPEPGRAPQAHALDMILAEDQPAPPAPVLSSDDIGLLLYTSGTTGVPKGAMLAHRNLVATAAICRDHFELNGMSRIFGVAPLFHITGFEIQMVAAFAAHAAMVLTYRFQPQVALDAFLEWRPTFIVGAITAFIGLMNQADATSRHFESFVHLYSGGAPIAPSVIDAFAKRFGRAIRSSYGMTELTSASHLAPNEGPIPVDPESGALSIGRPTAAVDAIVVDDERRPLGPGEHGEVVVRGSGVMAGYWKKPTETDEVLSNGWLHSGDVGFFDENGWFYLVDRKKDMISASGFKVWPREVEDVIYGFPGVREAAVVGAADSYRGETVVAFVSAQAGTIIDVAALSRFCRERLAAYKCPVDIRVLDDLPKTESGKITRNTLRDGLRTR, encoded by the coding sequence ATGATGGCCGAATCCGATTCCGCATCACGGCTGCGCGCTTATGAGGAAGCCGCAGGCCGGCTGCGGGCGCGTCTCGTGGATTCGCCTGTCGTTGTTCCCGATTGCAGTATGCTGACGGTGCTCGATCTGTTTCGCTCCGCGCCGCGCGAGGCACCGGCACTGTTCTATTTCGATGCGATGCAGACCTATGGCGATGTTGACCGATACAGCGACCGGCTCGCCGCTGTGTTCGCACGCAAAGGGGTTGGGCGGGGGGACCGGGTCGCCGTCATTCTTCAGAATGTGCCGCAATTCGTCATCGTCAGCGTGGCGGCCTGGAAGGTCGGGGCCATTGTCGTCAGCCTCAACCCGATGTACCGCACGCCGGAGCTTCGGAAACTGTTCAAGGACTGCGAACCCAAGGTGGTGATTTGCCACGATGACCATTGGGACAATGTTCTCACGGCGGCCACTACGGTCAATCCCGAACTGGTGCTCTGGACTGCCGCTCGCGAATTCCAGATGAGAAACGATGTCCGCGTGCTGCCGGAGCCGGGCCGAGCGCCGCAGGCTCATGCGCTGGACATGATCCTCGCCGAAGACCAACCGGCTCCGCCGGCTCCGGTTCTGAGCTCCGACGATATCGGCCTGCTGCTCTACACGTCCGGAACCACGGGCGTTCCCAAGGGTGCGATGCTGGCGCATCGTAATCTGGTGGCGACGGCGGCGATCTGCCGCGATCATTTTGAGCTGAACGGCATGTCGCGGATCTTTGGTGTCGCGCCGCTGTTCCACATCACCGGCTTCGAGATCCAAATGGTCGCGGCTTTCGCCGCGCACGCGGCGATGGTGCTGACCTATCGCTTCCAGCCGCAGGTCGCGCTCGATGCCTTTCTTGAATGGCGGCCGACATTCATCGTGGGCGCCATTACCGCGTTCATCGGGCTCATGAACCAGGCCGACGCGACCAGCCGCCATTTCGAGAGCTTTGTACATCTCTATTCCGGCGGCGCGCCGATTGCTCCCTCGGTCATCGACGCGTTCGCGAAACGGTTTGGGAGGGCGATCCGCAGTTCCTACGGAATGACTGAACTGACCTCTGCAAGTCACCTTGCACCCAACGAAGGTCCGATTCCCGTCGATCCAGAGTCCGGTGCGCTTTCTATCGGCAGGCCGACGGCCGCTGTCGATGCGATCGTCGTTGACGACGAGCGTCGCCCGCTCGGGCCCGGCGAGCATGGCGAAGTAGTTGTGCGCGGTTCGGGCGTGATGGCGGGCTACTGGAAAAAGCCAACGGAAACCGACGAGGTGCTGAGCAATGGTTGGCTGCACAGCGGCGACGTCGGCTTCTTTGACGAGAACGGCTGGTTCTATCTGGTGGACCGCAAGAAAGACATGATCTCTGCCTCCGGCTTCAAGGTCTGGCCACGCGAGGTTGAGGACGTGATCTACGGCTTTCCGGGTGTGCGCGAGGCAGCCGTCGTCGGCGCCGCCGATTCCTATCGGGGAGAGACGGTGGTGGCGTTCGTGTCCGCCCAAGCCGGTACGATAATCGATGTCGCCGCGCTCTCCCGCTTCTGTCGCGAGCGACTGGCAGCCTACAAATGCCCCGTCGACATTCGCGTGTTGGACGATCTGCCGAAGACGGAATCCGGAAAGATCACCCGAAACACGCTCAGGGACGGCCTGCGCACCCGTTAA
- a CDS encoding acyl-CoA dehydrogenase family protein — protein sequence MMEHIYPNEHRYYQEAERLGPWAVHPVVEELKPLAQRAGLWNLFLPAHEDGLTNLEYAPLCEIMGRSHLAPEVFNCSAPDTGNMETILRYGTAAQKERWLKPLLAGEIRSSFAMTEPDVASSDATNVSSLIVRDGDDYVINGRKWYTTGATDPRCKIIIFMGQSDPAHPDRHKRQSMILVPKDTPGVHVVRSLPVLGFYGVPDRASEVMFTNVRVPATNMLLGEGRGFEIAQGRLGPGRIHHCMRLIGLSERVLERMCRRALKRVAFGKPLAEQTVTLERLAEARMKIEQARLLTLRAAYMMDTVGNKAARQEIAMIKVVAPNMAQTIVDWAIQVFGGGGTNNDHFLSAALATTRLLRLADGPDEVHRNQIGKLELHRWLNSDPARTGGGADPMSPEESESWSEGGLWPRPKSRS from the coding sequence ATGATGGAGCACATCTATCCGAATGAGCACCGATACTATCAGGAGGCGGAGCGGCTCGGGCCCTGGGCCGTGCATCCGGTTGTCGAGGAACTGAAGCCACTCGCCCAACGTGCCGGCTTGTGGAACCTGTTTCTGCCTGCTCACGAGGACGGGCTGACGAATCTCGAATATGCGCCGCTGTGTGAAATCATGGGGCGCTCGCATCTTGCTCCCGAGGTCTTCAATTGTAGTGCGCCGGACACCGGCAACATGGAGACGATCCTGCGTTATGGTACGGCGGCGCAGAAAGAGCGCTGGCTGAAGCCGTTGCTCGCCGGCGAAATTCGTTCTTCGTTCGCGATGACCGAGCCCGACGTTGCCTCGTCGGACGCGACCAATGTCTCCAGCCTGATCGTGCGTGACGGCGACGATTACGTGATCAACGGCCGCAAGTGGTACACGACCGGTGCCACCGATCCGCGGTGCAAGATCATCATCTTCATGGGTCAGAGCGATCCAGCGCACCCTGACCGTCACAAGCGCCAATCGATGATTCTTGTGCCGAAAGATACGCCGGGCGTGCACGTCGTCCGTTCGCTGCCGGTACTCGGATTTTACGGCGTGCCGGATCGCGCATCCGAGGTGATGTTCACCAATGTGCGCGTGCCGGCCACCAATATGCTGCTTGGCGAGGGGCGTGGATTTGAGATCGCGCAAGGACGGCTTGGGCCAGGGCGCATCCATCATTGCATGCGGTTGATCGGCCTTTCCGAGCGCGTGCTCGAGCGCATGTGTCGGCGAGCGCTGAAACGTGTTGCTTTCGGCAAGCCTCTCGCCGAGCAAACGGTTACGCTTGAACGCTTGGCCGAAGCGCGCATGAAGATCGAGCAGGCCCGCCTGCTGACTCTCAGAGCGGCCTATATGATGGATACGGTCGGCAACAAGGCCGCGCGGCAGGAAATCGCGATGATCAAGGTCGTCGCGCCAAACATGGCGCAGACGATTGTTGACTGGGCCATACAGGTTTTCGGTGGGGGTGGAACCAACAACGACCATTTCCTTTCTGCGGCGCTCGCTACGACCCGCTTGCTGCGGCTAGCCGACGGACCCGATGAGGTCCACCGCAACCAGATAGGCAAGCTCGAGTTGCACCGCTGGCTCAATTCCGATCCTGCCCGGACCGGCGGCGGAGCCGATCCGATGTCCCCAGAAGAATCTGAATCATGGTCTGAAGGAGGCCTGTGGCCACGTCCAAAGAGTCGATCCTAG
- a CDS encoding DUF1780 domain-containing protein: MTFSDNAILAKLREYADRARRLFSNPQKPERERMIVRAFLRCAGEAFEDGEIIASSEEPIDVRFRSADFQIMEIIGNKRRGLEWRQRQDRYRDAQRVADVLEPYTPSQPMSFDDAAELVADRLSEKAARYGTATCASLDALVYVDLHNRHLWPLEPADHARAAAVLQAQGWRSVSMLFVPYGVVLLAVPTAPAVIGARAGRVLNEWPGLDGLFDP, translated from the coding sequence ATGACCTTTTCCGACAACGCAATTCTCGCCAAACTGCGCGAATACGCTGATCGCGCCCGGCGCCTTTTCTCAAATCCGCAAAAGCCGGAGCGTGAGCGCATGATCGTGCGCGCATTCCTCCGTTGTGCCGGGGAAGCCTTCGAGGACGGCGAGATCATCGCGAGCAGCGAAGAGCCGATCGACGTCAGATTCCGAAGCGCCGATTTCCAAATCATGGAGATCATTGGCAACAAGAGACGCGGACTGGAGTGGCGTCAGCGTCAGGACCGATATCGCGATGCACAACGTGTCGCAGATGTACTGGAGCCGTACACGCCATCGCAGCCGATGTCGTTCGACGACGCGGCAGAGCTCGTCGCCGATCGTCTGTCGGAGAAAGCCGCGCGTTATGGCACCGCCACGTGCGCGAGCTTGGACGCCTTGGTCTACGTCGATCTTCACAATCGGCACCTGTGGCCGCTTGAGCCCGCCGATCATGCGCGGGCCGCTGCCGTGCTTCAAGCCCAGGGTTGGAGATCTGTCTCCATGCTCTTTGTGCCCTACGGCGTCGTACTGCTCGCGGTGCCAACCGCTCCGGCGGTCATAGGCGCGAGAGCCGGGCGGGTTCTGAACGAATGGCCCGGACTCGATGGGCTATTTGACCCCTAA